From a single Apostichopus japonicus isolate 1M-3 chromosome 12, ASM3797524v1, whole genome shotgun sequence genomic region:
- the LOC139976903 gene encoding uncharacterized protein, with amino-acid sequence MRISLGKREYWNDKLGKKDTQIALAIELLKYSKKVGIGGSHLEELTFSSYTGIMFYHEFFQEFLAAQYVPGRDKEWAWIDKFIKKSTDDATVRLLQFMFGMDHARLDKAVKYILNEQKMWNNLIDCIYEMSNLEEKQAIINGMYEEAGKRVGSYMNINIQHLDRKHHRVALTDFCDTCNASNVKLRRMTLREECAIDFIKDVTLPSLKFLIFQEMNINEDHFVSIISSLTNRNCPGILQFVKCSVPEELSAEAKQTVESALKGLDMKIYNCKKTSPATMSVPKFKPETGKWGIALFPKNL; translated from the exons ATGAGGATTTCACTGGGTAAACGCGAGTATTGGAACGATAAACTTGGTAAAAAAGATACCCAAATTGCCTTAGCCATAGAATTGCTCAAGTATTCAAAGAAGGTAGGAATCGGAGGAAGTCACTTAGAAGAACTGACTTTTTCGTCCTACACTGGAATcatgttttatcatgaattcTTTCAGGAATTTTTAGCTGCTCAGTATGTACCAGGAAGAGATAAAGAGTGGGCGTGGATagataaatttataaaaaagaGTACTGACGATGCAACGGTCAGATTATTACAGTTTATGTTTGGCATGGATCATGCTAGATTGGATAAAGCAGTAAAATATATCCTGAACGAACAGAAAATGTGGAACAATTTGATTGATTGTATTTATGAAATGAGTAATCTCGAGGAGAAGCAGGCAATTATCAACGGCATGTACGAAGAAGCGGGTAAACGAGTGGGTAGCTATATGAACATTAACATACAGCATCTTGACAGGAAACACCACAGAGTTGCTTTAACAGATTTCTGCGATACTTGCAATGCTTCCAAT GTAAAATTGAGACGAATGACACTTAGAGAAGAGTGCGCTATTGACTTCATAAAAGACGTAACACTGCCCTCATTAAAATTCCTAATTTTTCAGGAAATGAACATCAATGAAGACCACTTCGTCTCAATCATCAGCAGCCTTACTAATCGAAATTGTCCAGGAATCCTACA GTTCGtaaaatgttcggtaccggaaGAATTAAGCGCAGAAGCCAAACAGACAGTGGAATCAGCTTTGAAGGGATTAGACATGAAAA TATATAATTGTAAGAAGACATCGCCTGCTACCATGAGTGTACCAAAATTCAAACCAGAGACAGGAAAATGGGGA